The following DNA comes from Amycolatopsis albispora.
GCATCCCGGACAGCGCCAGCCCGCCCGCGACCCCGACCAGCAACTGCTCCCGGATGCCGACGTTGATCACCCGGTTCGGGTGGCGGCGCTGCACCGGGCGCACCCGATCCACCGAGATGTCGGCGAGCACCAGCGCCAGCCGCGGGTCCACCGCCATTGCTTCGTCCATTGTGGACGCAAACGCGTCACGCATGCTCACCATCAGTTCTTCGCCTCCACTTCGGCGATCACGGCCAGCGGGCGGCCGGGGTGCGGCGCGGTGAAGGCTTCGTAGAGCGCTTCGTGGTCGCGGCCGTCGACCGTCCTGGCCGTCCAGCCCTCCACCTCGAACCGCCGCCCGATGCCGCCGGGCCAGCCGTGGCTGGCGGACCGGTTGTCCACCACCACCGCGGTCAGCGCCGCCATGCCCTCGCGCCCGGCCAGCGCGATCGCCTCGTGGTTGGACCCCTCGTCGAGTTCGGCGTCGCCGACGAGCACCACCACCCGCGCCCCGATCCGCTGCGCCCGCAGGCCGTAGACCTCCCCGATGGCCAGGCCGAGCCCGTGCCCGAGCGAGCCGCTGGAGATCTCCACGCCCGGCACGCGGACCCGGTCCGGGTGCATGCCCAGCTTCGACTCCACGCCCGCCCAGCCGAGCAGGTCCGCCTCGCGGATGAAGCCCTTCGCGGCGAGGACGGCGTAGTAGGCCATCGGTCCGTGCCCCTTCGACAGCAGGAAGCGGTCGCGACGCGGATCGCCGATCTTCCGCGGTGAAATGTCGAGCACCCGGTCGTAGAGCACCCACAGAACGTCTACAGTGGACGTGGCGGCCGCGGCATGCTTCTCGTCGCCGGTCATCAGGCCGATCAGCCGGGGCAGTTCGTGGTAGCCGGTGGCGGTGGTGGTCATGTTCACGAAGGTGCAACCTCGACCTAAGTCGAAGTCAAGGCTATGGTGGCCGGGTGACCAAACTCGCCGACCACCTCAGCATCGGGCAGGTCTCCGAGCGCAGCGGAGTGCCCCACACCGCCCTGCGCTTCTACGAGGACAAGGGCTTGATCCACTCCGAGCGGTCCGCCGGGAACCAGCGCCGGTACGCCCGGTCGGTGCTGCGCCGGATCGCCTTCATCCGGGCCGCGCAGCGCGTCGGGCTGAGCCTGGAGCAGATCAGCGAAGCGCTGTCCACGCTGCCGAAGGACCACGCGCCGACCAAGGCCGACTGGACCCGCCTCTCCCGCAACTGGCAGGCCGAGATCGACGCGCGGATCGACGCGCTGCAGCGCCTGCGTGACCGGCTGACCGGCTGCGTCGGCTGCGGCTGCCTCTCGTTGCGCGTCTGCGGGCTCTACAACCACGACGACCAGATGGCCCGCTTCGGCCCCGGCGCCCGCCTGCTGAAACCAGCCGCCGAAGGCGGGGTCTGAACCCGGCGCACGGGAAGTACCCTCGAAGGCGCGATCGCCGGAGAAGGAGCCTGATGCAACCTGGGACGGACGCACCCGCCGCGACCGGGCCGTGGCCCGGCCTGGCCGAGCGGGTCACCAGCGAGCTGGCCGGCTCGCTGAACCTGCACCGGACCGCGTTGCGCCTGCTCGACCTGCTCTGCCCCGCGTTCGCCGACTGGGCGGTGCTCGCGCTGCCCGAACTCCGCACCGGCAGGCTGGTGCTGCACGGCGGCGCCGAGCCGTCCGCGACCACCCCGGCCACCTCGCGGGTCGACCGGGAAACCGGCCTCGGCCACGTGCTGACCGCGGGCCGCACCGATGTGCTGCACGTCGGCGAGGCCGCCGAGACCGGGCTGGACACGATGATCCCGCACGCCGGGTTGCGTGCCGAAGCCGCCGCGCTGCGCCCGGCCGACGTCGCCGGGGTCCCGCTGACCGCCCGCGGTACCACCATCGGCGTGCTGATCCTGGTCCGCGCCGCGAGCCGGGGCTTTCCCGCCGAGGATGTCGCAGTCGCCGAGCAACTGGCCGCCCGCGCCGCGCTGGCGCTCGATTCGGCACAGCTCTACGAGGACCGCACGCACGTGGCTTCGGTGCTGCAGGCCGGATTGCGCCCGCCGGCGCTGCCCGAACTGCCCGGTGCGCGGATCGCCGCGCGGATCCGGTCGGCGGCCGAGCACCTCGACCTGTCCGGTGACTTCTACGACGTGCTCGGCTCCGGCGACGACTGGCTGGTGGTGCTCGGCGACGTGTGCGGCAAGGGCGCGGAGGCCGCCGTGCTGACCGGCCGCACCCGGCAGAGCATCCGCACCGCCGCCTACTTCGACCGCCGCCCGGCCCGGGTGCTGACCGCGTTGAACACCGTGCTCTACGAAGCCGACGCCAGCCGGTTCGTGGCCGTGGTGTG
Coding sequences within:
- a CDS encoding transketolase, whose translation is MTTTATGYHELPRLIGLMTGDEKHAAAATSTVDVLWVLYDRVLDISPRKIGDPRRDRFLLSKGHGPMAYYAVLAAKGFIREADLLGWAGVESKLGMHPDRVRVPGVEISSGSLGHGLGLAIGEVYGLRAQRIGARVVVLVGDAELDEGSNHEAIALAGREGMAALTAVVVDNRSASHGWPGGIGRRFEVEGWTARTVDGRDHEALYEAFTAPHPGRPLAVIAEVEAKN
- the soxR gene encoding redox-sensitive transcriptional activator SoxR; the encoded protein is MTKLADHLSIGQVSERSGVPHTALRFYEDKGLIHSERSAGNQRRYARSVLRRIAFIRAAQRVGLSLEQISEALSTLPKDHAPTKADWTRLSRNWQAEIDARIDALQRLRDRLTGCVGCGCLSLRVCGLYNHDDQMARFGPGARLLKPAAEGGV
- a CDS encoding PP2C family protein-serine/threonine phosphatase, with protein sequence MQPGTDAPAATGPWPGLAERVTSELAGSLNLHRTALRLLDLLCPAFADWAVLALPELRTGRLVLHGGAEPSATTPATSRVDRETGLGHVLTAGRTDVLHVGEAAETGLDTMIPHAGLRAEAAALRPADVAGVPLTARGTTIGVLILVRAASRGFPAEDVAVAEQLAARAALALDSAQLYEDRTHVASVLQAGLRPPALPELPGARIAARIRSAAEHLDLSGDFYDVLGSGDDWLVVLGDVCGKGAEAAVLTGRTRQSIRTAAYFDRRPARVLTALNTVLYEADASRFVAVVCVRLRPIGDGSSAVASVAVAGHPPPVIIRAGGSIEQIEATGTVAGVLPDLAYREVDVRLHVGDTMLLCTDGIYEARGAGDFYGMDRLAELLPAYAGAGPEPLCEAVEQDVREYLGGRPHDDMALFAVTWGR